CAGACACCAAAGCCAGCCACGGCCAGCAGTGATAAGGATACTTGCATTGCCACTATGAGAACCGTCGATGGGAAGGCCCAGATCTTGATGGCCATCGCGAGGGGAGGAATCGCGAGAAGCGGCGCGCGGAATGCCCATCTCGCAGCAGATGGCGCGGAGTCTTCGTGCGCACTCCCGATTCCCGCAACGACTCCGCCCAGGGCGCCCGCCGCACACGCCGCGGCGATCACAAAGATCACCACCGCGATGTCGATCGGCGGGATCCAAAGAAGCCCCGCGATCAGGTTTGTCACGAACAAGAGCAGAAACGCAGCGCCGAATCGCAACATGCGAAGTGTCTCAATCGCCGCAGAAGCAGCTATGGCCGAAGCAGCGGCCGACACGCAATGCTAGCCCTGCAGGACATGCCCCTCCTTCGGCGGGCGCCCCATCAGGTTCAACGGGTCGTCCGATCGAGCAGAGATCTACCAGCCGAGCCCATGGTCCTCGCAGGCCGAACGGCCGTTGGCCCCCACCCGAACACGCACCGCCGGGCAATCTCCGGCGCCTTTGGGCATTCCTGATCCCGGCTCCCCATCTACCACGCCTCGACCCTGCGATCATTCCGCACGGTCAAGCATTCGCTTGGCCGTGCCACCCATTGAGGAAGGTGGACACATCGCACAGGCAAACTGGGCTTGCCAGTGCCACCCTTTCCCGCCCCCTCTCCTGTTCGGCGCAGCCGAATGGGAGAGGGTTGGGGTGAGGGCTACCCCGCCTTCGGGCTTCGCTCCGACCCCTCTGCTTTTTTCTTCTCGCATCCGGCTCTACCGCGGCGACGCCGCGCCCCTCGCCGAATCGCTCTCGCACATCCATCGCATCGCCGCCGAGATCAGCACGGACTTCATGGCGGACCACTCATCGCGCTTGGGACAACCGAGAGCCGCCAACCGTCGCAGAGAACAAGACAGCAACATCAGTGCTCCCGGGGTCTGTGTCATCGAGATCCCCGAAGCGGGGCCATACTGACACACCCGCGGGATGGTTCGTCGACGAAGGTTTATAGTTCGCCCGAATCTGCTGTACGGCCGAAAGCGCCGCCTGACGGTCAACGCCCGGTGGCAATAACTCGGGTTTCGAGGCAATGCGGGCCTCTACAGCGTCCAAGATTATCTCGATGGATAGCCGATATGTCAGGTCAACGCTCATGGCAAAGGCGGATAGTGACCCACCACAGCCTGACTGTTGTACGAAGATGATGGGCCTTTGAGTCTCGCGATCCCCATGAAGAGATGCGGCGGCGAGGATGGCGCTAGCGACCAAGGCGGCGTCTTCTCGCATCACGACAATTCTTGGATCTTCCGCGACGATAAATCTGAGTCGCGCCTCCAGGTCGCCTCTAGCTCGATAAACCTTGAGCAGCTCGTGAGCGAACGGGTCGAACGCCTTTGGGTCGAAGCCCTCAGCGAGTATGCGCTCGAGAGCATCGATTTCCGGCTGAACGAGCGTTTGAGCGAGTTCCCATGTCAAACATTTCATTTCTGCACGCGCCATGGCGATCGCGGCAAGATCATCCTCGCTGGGCTTGTGGACAGAAGAGATGGCGTTCATCTGCTGATGGACCCATCCTTGAGCAGCCGACTTGACGGGATCCTCTGGTTCTCCCAAAGCCCCGGTCGAGAGACCTTGCCCGAAAGATATCAATGCCGAGAAGATCACGAGGAAGCGACGCGTGGAATGATTCATCGGCACTCAGTGTCTCCGTACAGAGAAGCCAGGAAGCCCGCGAGCAGTCGTGAATCGCCGAAATCGTGCGATGGTGAAGACCGCAGGGGTCGTCCGATCGGGCGCGGATCCGCCAGCCGAGCCCAGTGTACTCGTACGCCGCCCGGTCGTAAATCCACCGCCGCGCACGCACCAGTCGGTACCGCGCGGCTGGCGGGTACCCGTGCTTGATGGCAGAGAAGGCAGAGATTAGGAAGGGAAGCCCGGAGTTTGGGTAGCCCTCCCCCCAACCCTCTCCCATCTCGCTGCGCTCGACAGGAGAGGGGGAAGTCAGGAGAGAAAGCCCCTCACTCCTTCGGCGCATTCACGAACGCCGGCTTGCGCATCAGTCGCTCCGTGCCCGCGATCTTCCAGCACTGCTCCATCAGGTCGCGCACGCCCATGCCCGTCGCGCCCGAGATGCCGAAGACCAGCGTGTCCACGCCCAGCCGCAGCGACGCGCGCATGCCCTTGATCGCCTCCTCGCGAGACTCCTCATCCGGCAGCAGGTCGAGTTTGTTCAGCGCGATGATCTCCGGCTTCTCCGCGAGGATCGGCGAGTACGCCTCCAGCTCGGCGCGGATCGCGCGGTAGTTGTCTTCGGGCGTCGTCTCGTCGCTGGGCATCACATCCAGCACATGCACGAGCACGCGCGTGCGCTCGATGTGCTTGAGGAAGTCGTGCCCCAGCCCGGCGCCCTCCGACGCGCCCTCGATCAAACCGGGAATATCCGCGATCACCAGGCGCCGATCGGCGTCGAGTTCCGCGATGCCCAACTGCGGCGACAGCGTCGTGAACGGGTAGTCCGCCACCTTCGCGCGCGCACGCGTGCTCGCCGTCAGGAAGGTGCTCTTGCCCGCGTTGGGCTTGCCCACCAGCCCGATGTCGGCGATGAGTTTCAGTTCCAGCCGGCAATCGAAGCCCTCCCCCGGTTCGCCCGGCGTGAACTCGCGCGGCGTCTGGTGGGTCGAGGTCGCGAAGTTGATGTTGCCCTTGCCCCCCTGCCCGCCCTTGGCGATCACGACTCGGTCGCCCGGCTTGAGGTCGGCGATCAGCTCGCCCGTCTCATGGTTGTAGATCATGGTGCCGGGGGGCAGGCGCAGGACGGATTCCTCTCCGTCGGCGCCGGTCTGCTGCTTGCCGCGCCCCATCTCGCCGTTGCGTCCCTTCCAGTGGTGCTTGCCGCGGAAGTCGAGGAGGGTGTGGACATTCTCGTCGCCGATGGCGATGACATCGCCGCCCTTGCCGCCGTCACCGCCGTCGGGCCCGCCCTTGGGGATGTACTTCTCGCGCCGGAAGGAGACGCATCCGTCGCCCCCGTTGCCTGCCTGGATGTGGATGACCGCGTTGTCGGCGAGCATGTCTGGTGTGGCTCAGCGTGAGAGTGGCGTGCGCACGAAAACGCCCACGACCGTCGGGGCGTGGGCGGTCTGAAACGGACGAGGGGGTATCAGGCGGTGGCGGCGGTCTTGAGGTAGAAGGGCTTGGGGATCGTCGTGTCGAACGGGTCGATGTGGACCTTGCCGTTCTGGAAGATCACCGAGCCGGCGCAGAGGGCGAACAGGGTGTCGTCCTTGGCGCGCTTGACCATGAAGCCGGCCTTGATGGGCGTGCCGCGCTGCCGGATGATGATCGATCCGGCCTTCGCGACCTGACCGCCGTAGAGCTTGACGCCGAGATACTGGGGGTTGGAGTCGCGACCGTTCTTGGTCGAGCCCTGTCCCTTTTTATGTGCCATGTCTGGAGACTCCCCAGCGGGAGGGTGCGGTCATTGAAACAACAGCCCCGCCGCGGTGCGGCGAGGGCCGAACAGTAGACCCCCCTCAGCGCATAATCCAGCGCTGGGCGGTCCTGGCGATGGGCTGGTTGCCCATCCGGGTCAGCTCGCCCGGGGTCTCGTGGACGAGCATGAGGGTCTTGCGCAGGAGGACCTCGTTGGGGTTTCGCAGGGGGTCGACCTCGCCGTTCTCGTCGGGCTCTTCCTGGGCGGCGGGCTCGACGAAGGGCTTGGTCACCCGGCGGGTCTCGCCGCTGAACCCGGCGGCGTAGACGGTCACCCGGTCCACCGAGAGGTTGGGGGCCGGCCAGATCGCGACGCTTTCGAGCGCGAACTCCTGGCCCTGCTGGAGGGTGCCGATCGCCTTGACGGGCTCGACCAGGAAGGGGTTGCTGAGCCGGTCCATGATGGAGCGGACGACCTCGGTGGGCACCTCGCGCCCGGCCCGGAGCAGGTCGCCCTCGTCGGTCGAGAGTTCGAGGATCGGGGCGAAGTACAGGTCCTGCCCGGTGTTGTTCACGACCTTGTAGGGCATGTAGAAGAAGGCGCGCATGCCCTGGCCCTGCACCTCGACCATCGCGACGCGCAGGGGGCCTGGGGTCAGGTCGAGCTGCCAGCGCAGCGGGACCGGGCTGGGCTCGGGCGCCGCGACCGACGACGCGGGCGTCGCCACGAGGATCGCCGTCGACGCGGCGACGCAGAGGGCAAGGGCCCGGATCGGACGGACAAGGCGGTGCTTCACGCTGGACTTCACAGGGGGCGACTCCCTTTCGAGTGGGCGGCTAGTCTATTGAACGAGCCGGACCCGTCAACGGCGCATCGGGCAAGACCCGTCACGGTACGCCAGAACGCGGTTCGCTGGAGCCCCCCGGTTCGGAATCCCCGCGCGACCGGTTCCAGCCCGCAGCGCCCGGAGTGACGCGTTCGTGACGACGGCCCAGCCCAACCCGCCCGACAAGCTCCGGCCCCTCCTCTCGGTCGACGCCGACGCGCAGGCGCTCGAAGCGGTCCGGATCGGGCAGGACCTGCTGCTCGACGCCGCCGGGGCGCTCGTCGCCGAGGTCGAGCCGGACCGACGCCTCGGGGGCAGGCGGTTCCTCGACGCCGCTCGCGAGCACGGGCTCGACCTGTCGAACCTGTGGGGCGTGCTGGACGCCCATGGCTCCGTGCGGCACGCGGCGCTCGCGACGCCCGGCTCGGGCAGGACGCACATGTGCTTCACCTCGCATGTCAGGACCTCCGAGGAGGCCCACGGTCTCGCTGTCGCGCTCGACGCGGCGTGCGGCGCGATCGCGACGCGCGGGCTTGCGCAGGCACTGCTCGACTCGGACGACATCCCCCAGGCGATCGCGTTCGAGCGCGCCGGGTTCCGGCGTCTCGCGACGCTCGGGTATCTCAGGCGTCGCGCGCCGCGCTCGCGCCGCACCGCGCCGCCTACGAGCAAACGGTCGCGAGACTTTCTCCCCGAGGGGGTCACGCTCGAGCAGTGGCGCCCGGGACTCGATCAGGACTTCATCGCCGCCCTCGAACGCAGTTACGCCGACACGCTCGACTGCCCGGAGCTCTGCGGCCTGCGCGACACATCCGATGTGCTGGAGAGCCACAAGGCAGCCGGGGAGTTTCACCCGTCGCTGTGGTGGCTGGTGCGCGACCGGGGAGAGCCGTCGGGCGCGATGCTTTTCTCGCCGAGCCCGCAGCACACGCATATCGAGCTGGTGTATCTGGGCATCGCGCCCTCGCTCCGGGGGCGCGGGCTCGCGAAGGACCTGCTCGACGAGGGGCTCCGGGCGCTGGAGCGCCGCCCCGAGCGCGTGATCACCTGCGCCGTCGACCAACGGAACGAGCCCGCCAAGCGGCTGTACCGCGCGGCGGGCTTCGAGCAGTTTTCGGAGCGTGTGGCCTACATCAGGCCCGTTGGTCGCGCGGTCGGCGGGTGATCACTTGCCCGGCGTGATGCCGAGACTCTCATAGAACGCCTGGTTCGATCGCTCACGACCGAGGAACGCGCGGATCGATTCCTCGGCGTCGCGCGAGCCGCCCACGGCGTAGATCTCGTTGCGGAGCGCCATGCCCACCCGCTTGTCCATCAGGCCGTCGGGCGCGCCGAAGAACCGCGTCGCCATGTCGGCGGCGATCGCGTCGGCCCACGCGTAGCCGTAGTACCCGGCGTCGTAGCCGGACAGGTGGCCCCAGTAGGCGGCGAAGTGCGTGCCCTCGGGGACGGGCAGGAAGACATCCGACATCGCGCCGTTGACGACGCGCTGCGCGTCGGGGGTGCCCGAGCCGGTGTGCAGGCGCAGGTCGCCGATCGCGAAGGCGAGCTGGCGCCGGTAGAACGTCCCGATGGTCGCGAGCTTGGCCGCCTCCATGCGCTCGAGGAGTTCGGCCGGGATCTTCTTCGACGGATCGCGGTAATCCGCGGCGAAGGAGTTGAGCACGTCCATGTCCCACACCCAGTTCTCGAGCATCTGGGATGGCGCCTCGACGAAGTCGCGCGGGACGCTGGTGCCCGAGAACGCGACGTACTTGGCGCGCGTGAGGATCGTGTGCAGCGCGTGGCCGAACTCGTGGAAGAGCGTCTCGACCTCCTGGTGGCTCAGGAGCGAGGGGCGATCCCCCGACGGAGGGTTGAAGTTGCAGACGAGCGCGACGGCGGGGCGCTGGTAGGTCCCGTCGGCGAGCAGCTTGCCGTCGATGATGCCGAACTGCGCGAAGTGGTTGTACTTGCCCTCGCGCGGGAACAGGTCGAGGTAGAACAGCCCGAGCGGCTCGCTGGTGCGCGCGTCGGAGACCGCGTAGAGCGTCACGCCCTCGGCCATCGGCTGGGGGTTCTCGATCTGCTCGATGCGCAGGTCGAAGATCGACTCGAAGACGTTGAACATCCCGGCGAGCGAGCGGTCGAGCGGGAAATAGGCCCGCAGGGCCTCGGCGTCGACCTGGTACTTCGCTTTCTTGAGCTGGTTCTCGTAGTAGCGCCAGTCCCAGATCTGGATGGTCGCGCTGGAGTCGCCGGTGTCGTTGATCTTCATCGCGCGCATCTGCGCGATCTCGTCGATGAACTTCGGATCAAGGCCGCGCTTCGCGTCCTCGCAGAACGCGAGCGCCCTCGCGCCGGTCCTGGCCATCCGGGGCTCGATCTGGAAGTCCGCCCAGCTGGAGTAACCGAGTATGCCGGCGATCTCCTGGCGCAGGCGCACCATCTCGTTCAGGATCGGCGTGTTCTCCTCCTGCGCGACGGAGAATCTCGCGATTTTCATCTTGCGACGGGTCTCCTCACGCGTCGCGTTGTTCATCACCGCGAGGAAGTTCGTGATGACGGTCGGGCGAAGCGTGTAGGAGTCGCCCTGGCGCGCGAAGCCGGCGAGCATCTGCTCCGGGACGCCCTCGAGCTCGGCCTTCGTGAACGCGATGCTGACATCGGCGTTGGTGATGTTGGTGTCGAACTCGGTGCTCACTCGCGCGAGCTGCTTGCGCAGGTCCTCGACGCGAGCGCGCGTCGCCGGGTCCAGGTGCAGGCCGGCGCGCCGGAAGTCGCGCATCGTGTCCTGGTAGAGCTTGAGGTCTTCGCCGCGCAGACGCGTGCCGCGCCCCGCCTCGTAGCGATCGCTGAACGCCTTGATCACGCCGAAGACCTCTTCGCGGTACTGCAGCCCGACGAACCACTCCTGCAGGCGGGCGACCTGCTCGGTGGCGGCGGCGCGCACCGCCGGGTCGAGACTCGACTCCTTGATGAGGTACAGCCGGCTCGTGACATTCGTCACGGGGTACACGATGTCGTCGAGGCGCGCCACCGTGGTCTGGAAGGTCGTCCGGTCGGGGTCCTGCGCGACGAACTGCGCGATGGCGGACTCGGCCGCGTTGATCGACGAGTCGACGGCGGCGACGACATCGCCCGGCGTGGTCTCGAACCGGGGGATCTCGATCCGCACGCGCCGGGCGCGCGCCGCCTGCTCGAAATCGGCGATGGTCTTCGCCGGGTGAGCGAGCTGCACCTCGCGCAGCGCGGCGGGCTGCGCCGGGGCGGCCTGGGGCTGGGGACGGTCAGCGGTCTGGGACTCGCGCGTCGAACCGGCGCAGCCGACGAGCAGCGATGCCGCGATGATCCATGAAACGGCGCTGGTGCGCATGCGAGGGGCTCCTGAGAGTCGAGCGCGCAGCGTGGGCGCGCAGGGATGGTCCTGTACCCCCACTGTATCGGACCGAGCACGGTTCCCTGTGGAGTCAGTCCGCCCGATCGATCGCGATCGCGGCCTCGATGAGCCCCAGATGCGAGAACGCCTGGGGGTGATTCCCCAGCGCCCGGCGCGTCTTGGGGCCGTATTGCTCGGGCAGGAGCCCGGTAGGCCCGGCAAGCGCGATCATCTCGCGGAAAAGGCCCTCCGCTTCGGCGCGGCGACCAACCAGCAGGTACGCGCGGATCAGCCACGAGGTGCACAGGTGGAACGCGCCCTCGGGGCCGGGCAGCCCGTCGTCGTAGCGATAGCGGTACACCGCCGGTCCGAGGCGGAGTCGCTTCTCGATCACCTCGACCGTGCGCCGGAAACGCTCGTCGTCGGGCTTGACGAGCCCGCAGATCGCGAGCGGGAGCACCGCGGCGTCTGGCTCGTGCAGGTCGTACGCCGCGCCGTAGGCGCCGAGCTCCTCGCTCCAGGCGCGATCGAGCAGGTCTTTCGCGATGGTGTCGCGCAGGGCGATCCAGTCGTCGCGCGTCCGGCCCAGGAACCGCTGCGCGAGCAGCACGGCGCGGTCGGCGGCGACCCAGCACTCAAGCTTGGAGTGGGTGTGATGCCTGCGCGGGCCGCGGACCTCCCAGATGCCGTGGTCGGGCTCGCGCCAGCGCCGCTGGACGGCGGAGACCATCGCCTCGACGAGGCGCCAGTGCTCGCCGCTGATCGGGGCGCCGCGCTCGTGGAGCAGCCAGATCAGGTCGACGATCGGGCCGAACACGTCGAGCTGCACCTGGCGCGACGCGGCGTTGCCCACGCGCACCGGGCGCGACCCGCGATAGCCGGAGAGCTCCTGGATCGTGGCCTCGGCGCCCAGCTCCCCGCCGCTGACCGTGTAGAGCGGGTGGAGGCGCTCGGGTGAATCGGTGCGATCGACGACGTCGAGCACCCAGTCGAGAAAGCGCATCGCCTCGCCGGTGCTGCCGAGCTTGACGAGGGCGGCGGCGGCCATCGCGCCGTCGCGCAGCCAGCAGTAGCGGTAGTCCCAGTTGCGCACGCCGCCGATGTGTTCGGGCAGACTCGTGGTCGCGGCCGCGAGAATCGCGCCGGTGGGCGCGTAGCAGAGGGATTTGAGCGTGAGCGCCGATCGCCGGACGAGCTCGGGCTCGATCTCGGGGAGTGTGAGCCGCGACGCCCACGACGCCCACGCGCGCCGGCTCTGCTCTCGGCGCTCGGGCTCGGGGTGGGCGCTGGCGCCGCCGCCCGCGCCGTATCGCAGCTCGAGGACGAGCGGGCGGTCGGGCGAAACTTCGACGAGCGCGCGCGCCGTGTCGTGCGGTCCTTCGCGCGTGATCGTCCACGCGACGCCCGGCGCGCGCAGCGAGATTGGGTCGTGGGTGTCTTCGACCGCGAGCCCGTCGTTGATCTCCTCGAGCGTCGTGCCGACGCGCCCGAAGTCCAGCCGCGGCGCGAAGGTGATCTCGACCGCGCCCTCGCCCTCGACCACGCGCACGAGATCGACGCGCCCGGCGCGCTGCGATGAGCGGCCCGATGAGACGTCGAGATAGTCGACGACGCGCAGGTCGCGCCAGCGCGTCTCGAGCACGAGCGAATCGCCTACGTACCGTTGTTCGAGCGGCTTCGCGTCGGGGTGGGCCGGCCTGATCGTGAAGTGCCCGGCCGACTCGCCCCCGAGAAGGTGCGCGAACATCGCCGGGGAATCGACCCGCGGCGCGCACAGCCACGAGACGCGACCGTCGGGGGTCACGAGCGCCCCGGTGCGCTGATCGGAGAGGTACGAGTGCTGCTCGATGGGCGTCGCGTCGCATCCGCGGACCCATTCCTCGCGCAGCTCAGCGAGCTCGGCGAGCATCCGCGCGACCTCCTGCGTGTCGTCCACACGCAGCGACGCGCGCGTCTCGCCCTCCCCCACCTTGATCGCCAGGTCCGGGCCGGACAGCACGCCGAACGCGTCCTCGTCGGTCACGTCGTCGCCCACGAAGATCGCGACGGCGGCGCCGACTCGATGCCGGATGCGCTCCAGCGCGTCGGCCTTGCTCACGGGCGTGACGCACAGCTCGATCACCATCTTGCCGCGCTTGACCGTGACGCCCTCGAACGCCATCGGCCCCTCTTCGACCGCTCGCAGCGCGCGGGGCGCGTCGATCTCCGACGCGTTGCGGTAATGGAACGCGACGCTCGCCGGCTTCTCCTCGACCGTGCAGCCCGGGTGCGCCGCGGCGAGCGCGCCCAGCGACTCGATCAGCCGGTCGCGAAGACGCTGCTGCTCGGCGCTGAGGCGCGACGCGAAATCGGGGTCGAACTCGCTCCCGTGGCTGCCGACCAGGTGCACCGACTCTGGAAGGCCAGTCATCTCGGCGAGCTGGCGCAGCGAACGCCCGGAAATCACCGCGACGTGGGTCTGCGGCATCTGGGCGAGCGCCTGGAGCGCAACGATCGACTCACGCTGCGGCCTCGCGTCGAGCGGGTTGGCGACGATCGGGGAGATCGTGCCGTCGTAGTCGCTCGCGACGAGGAGGATCGGCGCGCGGGACGCCTGGACGATTCGTTCACGGAGTTCTGGAGTCACTGCTGATGGAGATTCTCGAGGAAGGTCGCGGCCCAGTGGAACACATCGTTTCGCTTGACGACCCGGCGCATGGCGATCATCCGGCGCTTCTGCTCTTCTTCGGGCAGCGAGAGGGCCGCGTTGAGCGTCGAGGAGAGCCCGTCGATGTCGTGGGGGTTCACGAGCAGCGCCTGCGTGAGTTCTCGGGCCGCGCCGGTGAATTCGCTCAGGATCATCACGCCGGTGTTGTCGCGCCGGCAGGTGACCCACTCCTTCGCGACCAGGTTCATCCCGTCGCGCAGGGGCGTCACCATCATGACATCCGCCGCGAGGTAGAACGCGATCAGCTCGTCGAAGGGCAGGTTGCGGTAGAGGTAATGCACCGCGGCCATGCCGGCCTCGCCGTGCTCGCCGTTGATGTGGCCCACGAGCTGCTCGACGCGCGAGCGCAGGTCGGCGTACTCCCCCACCTGCTCGCGGCTGGGCACCGCGACCTGCACGAAGACGCAGTCGTTCGCGGTCCGCAGCTTCTGGCGCAGCAGGTCGTCGAAGGCGCGCAGGCGGATGTCGATGCCCTTGGTGTAATCGAGCCGGTCGACGCCCAGGATGACCTTGCGCCAGTCGCCCAGCATCTGTCGCAGCTGCGCGGCGCGCTGGATCACCTGCGGGTCGGACGCGCGCGTCTCGAACTCACCGACATCGATGGAGATCGGGAACGGCCCGACGCGCACCTCGCGCCCCTTGTACGCCAGCGTCGTCGTTGTGCCGTCCACTTCCCCGTAGCGCTTGCAGGTGCGGATGAAGTTCTGCACCCCGTTCTTCGTATGGAAGCCGACGAGGTCGGCGCCGAGCAGGCCCTCGAGCAGCTGCTGGCGCCACGGGAGCTGGGCGAACAGCTCGACCGGCGGGAAGGGGATGTGCAGGAAGAACCCGATCCGGGCGTCCGGGCGCAGCTCGCGAAGCATCCCCGGGACGAGCTGGAGCTGGTAGTCGTGGATCCACACCGTCCCGTCGGGGCCGAGCGCCTTGGCCGCGGCTTCCGCGAAGCGCCGGTTGACCTCGACGTATCGCCACCACCACGAGCGATGGAATTCCGGGCGGCGCACCGCGTCGTGGTAGAGGGGCCAGAGCGTGCTGTTCGAGAAGCCCTCGTAAAAGGTCGCGATCTCGTCGGCCGAGATGGGCACGGCGCGGATGTGGATGCCGTCGTGCGTGAAGGGCGCCGGGGCTTCGTCGGGCTGGCCGGCCCAGCCGACCCAGGTCCCGCCGCGCTCGCGCAGGATCGGGGCGAGCGCCGTGACAAGCCCGCCGGGGCTCGTCGCCCACGCTTCGCCTGCGCCTTTCTTCACCTTCCGAACCGGGAGGCGGTTGGCGACCACGATGAACTCTGCTCTGCGAGCCACGCCGAACGGTCCTTCCTGCTGGCGCACCTGTGAAACAATCCGCGATCGGGCGCCAACCTACCACGCCCGGCCGACTTCTGCGCCGGCGCCGCTCCCTCGCCCTCGCGCCGGACTGGAAGGCCCGCCCCGACCGGCTATTCTTGGTCTCCCCCCTCGCGGCGAGCGACAGCC
This Phycisphaeraceae bacterium DNA region includes the following protein-coding sequences:
- the obgE gene encoding GTPase ObgE; translation: MLADNAVIHIQAGNGGDGCVSFRREKYIPKGGPDGGDGGKGGDVIAIGDENVHTLLDFRGKHHWKGRNGEMGRGKQQTGADGEESVLRLPPGTMIYNHETGELIADLKPGDRVVIAKGGQGGKGNINFATSTHQTPREFTPGEPGEGFDCRLELKLIADIGLVGKPNAGKSTFLTASTRARAKVADYPFTTLSPQLGIAELDADRRLVIADIPGLIEGASEGAGLGHDFLKHIERTRVLVHVLDVMPSDETTPEDNYRAIRAELEAYSPILAEKPEIIALNKLDLLPDEESREEAIKGMRASLRLGVDTLVFGISGATGMGVRDLMEQCWKIAGTERLMRKPAFVNAPKE
- a CDS encoding 50S ribosomal protein L27, whose protein sequence is MAHKKGQGSTKNGRDSNPQYLGVKLYGGQVAKAGSIIIRQRGTPIKAGFMVKRAKDDTLFALCAGSVIFQNGKVHIDPFDTTIPKPFYLKTAATA
- a CDS encoding GNAT family N-acetyltransferase, yielding MTTAQPNPPDKLRPLLSVDADAQALEAVRIGQDLLLDAAGALVAEVEPDRRLGGRRFLDAAREHGLDLSNLWGVLDAHGSVRHAALATPGSGRTHMCFTSHVRTSEEAHGLAVALDAACGAIATRGLAQALLDSDDIPQAIAFERAGFRRLATLGYLRRRAPRSRRTAPPTSKRSRDFLPEGVTLEQWRPGLDQDFIAALERSYADTLDCPELCGLRDTSDVLESHKAAGEFHPSLWWLVRDRGEPSGAMLFSPSPQHTHIELVYLGIAPSLRGRGLAKDLLDEGLRALERRPERVITCAVDQRNEPAKRLYRAAGFEQFSERVAYIRPVGRAVGG
- a CDS encoding Zn-dependent oligopeptidase, whose protein sequence is MRTSAVSWIIAASLLVGCAGSTRESQTADRPQPQAAPAQPAALREVQLAHPAKTIADFEQAARARRVRIEIPRFETTPGDVVAAVDSSINAAESAIAQFVAQDPDRTTFQTTVARLDDIVYPVTNVTSRLYLIKESSLDPAVRAAATEQVARLQEWFVGLQYREEVFGVIKAFSDRYEAGRGTRLRGEDLKLYQDTMRDFRRAGLHLDPATRARVEDLRKQLARVSTEFDTNITNADVSIAFTKAELEGVPEQMLAGFARQGDSYTLRPTVITNFLAVMNNATREETRRKMKIARFSVAQEENTPILNEMVRLRQEIAGILGYSSWADFQIEPRMARTGARALAFCEDAKRGLDPKFIDEIAQMRAMKINDTGDSSATIQIWDWRYYENQLKKAKYQVDAEALRAYFPLDRSLAGMFNVFESIFDLRIEQIENPQPMAEGVTLYAVSDARTSEPLGLFYLDLFPREGKYNHFAQFGIIDGKLLADGTYQRPAVALVCNFNPPSGDRPSLLSHQEVETLFHEFGHALHTILTRAKYVAFSGTSVPRDFVEAPSQMLENWVWDMDVLNSFAADYRDPSKKIPAELLERMEAAKLATIGTFYRRQLAFAIGDLRLHTGSGTPDAQRVVNGAMSDVFLPVPEGTHFAAYWGHLSGYDAGYYGYAWADAIAADMATRFFGAPDGLMDKRVGMALRNEIYAVGGSRDAEESIRAFLGRERSNQAFYESLGITPGK
- the otsB gene encoding trehalose-phosphatase, producing MTPELRERIVQASRAPILLVASDYDGTISPIVANPLDARPQRESIVALQALAQMPQTHVAVISGRSLRQLAEMTGLPESVHLVGSHGSEFDPDFASRLSAEQQRLRDRLIESLGALAAAHPGCTVEEKPASVAFHYRNASEIDAPRALRAVEEGPMAFEGVTVKRGKMVIELCVTPVSKADALERIRHRVGAAVAIFVGDDVTDEDAFGVLSGPDLAIKVGEGETRASLRVDDTQEVARMLAELAELREEWVRGCDATPIEQHSYLSDQRTGALVTPDGRVSWLCAPRVDSPAMFAHLLGGESAGHFTIRPAHPDAKPLEQRYVGDSLVLETRWRDLRVVDYLDVSSGRSSQRAGRVDLVRVVEGEGAVEITFAPRLDFGRVGTTLEEINDGLAVEDTHDPISLRAPGVAWTITREGPHDTARALVEVSPDRPLVLELRYGAGGGASAHPEPERREQSRRAWASWASRLTLPEIEPELVRRSALTLKSLCYAPTGAILAAATTSLPEHIGGVRNWDYRYCWLRDGAMAAAALVKLGSTGEAMRFLDWVLDVVDRTDSPERLHPLYTVSGGELGAEATIQELSGYRGSRPVRVGNAASRQVQLDVFGPIVDLIWLLHERGAPISGEHWRLVEAMVSAVQRRWREPDHGIWEVRGPRRHHTHSKLECWVAADRAVLLAQRFLGRTRDDWIALRDTIAKDLLDRAWSEELGAYGAAYDLHEPDAAVLPLAICGLVKPDDERFRRTVEVIEKRLRLGPAVYRYRYDDGLPGPEGAFHLCTSWLIRAYLLVGRRAEAEGLFREMIALAGPTGLLPEQYGPKTRRALGNHPQAFSHLGLIEAAIAIDRAD
- a CDS encoding trehalose-6-phosphate synthase, giving the protein MVSQVRQQEGPFGVARRAEFIVVANRLPVRKVKKGAGEAWATSPGGLVTALAPILRERGGTWVGWAGQPDEAPAPFTHDGIHIRAVPISADEIATFYEGFSNSTLWPLYHDAVRRPEFHRSWWWRYVEVNRRFAEAAAKALGPDGTVWIHDYQLQLVPGMLRELRPDARIGFFLHIPFPPVELFAQLPWRQQLLEGLLGADLVGFHTKNGVQNFIRTCKRYGEVDGTTTTLAYKGREVRVGPFPISIDVGEFETRASDPQVIQRAAQLRQMLGDWRKVILGVDRLDYTKGIDIRLRAFDDLLRQKLRTANDCVFVQVAVPSREQVGEYADLRSRVEQLVGHINGEHGEAGMAAVHYLYRNLPFDELIAFYLAADVMMVTPLRDGMNLVAKEWVTCRRDNTGVMILSEFTGAARELTQALLVNPHDIDGLSSTLNAALSLPEEEQKRRMIAMRRVVKRNDVFHWAATFLENLHQQ